From one Longimicrobium sp. genomic stretch:
- a CDS encoding dipeptide epimerase, whose amino-acid sequence MKLDFEIVELNTKHAFNIAREKAPPSRRLVWVRIRDEDGIEGWGEASPQPFYGETADTVLAVLPRLADALQSASGGDPFALETVDEVLHHALAHHGSARVAISCALHDLVGKKLDVPVWKLWGLNPAAAPKSSFTIGIDELAVMRAKVREAAGYPILKIKVGTPHDREILAMIREEAPAAVIRVDANTGWTAKQTISAMPMLQEFGVEFVEQPLPAHDLAGLKLVRENSPLPIIADESVETAADVAKLAGVVDGVNIKLSKCGSLREAIRIVHAARAHGMSVMLGCMVESTLGIAAAIQLTPLVDYADLDGAALLASDPFRGPGLEADGTLRFNTEPGLGVTR is encoded by the coding sequence ATGAAGCTGGACTTCGAGATCGTCGAGCTGAACACGAAGCACGCGTTCAACATCGCGCGCGAAAAGGCGCCACCCTCGCGCCGGCTCGTCTGGGTGCGCATCCGCGACGAGGACGGCATCGAAGGCTGGGGCGAGGCGTCGCCCCAGCCGTTCTACGGCGAGACGGCGGACACGGTGCTCGCCGTCCTCCCCCGCCTGGCCGACGCGCTTCAATCCGCCTCCGGCGGCGACCCGTTCGCGCTGGAAACGGTGGACGAGGTACTTCACCACGCGCTGGCGCACCACGGCTCGGCCCGCGTCGCCATCTCGTGCGCGCTGCACGACCTGGTCGGCAAGAAGCTGGACGTGCCCGTGTGGAAGCTGTGGGGGCTGAACCCCGCCGCCGCGCCGAAGTCGTCGTTCACCATCGGCATCGACGAGCTGGCCGTCATGCGGGCCAAGGTGCGCGAGGCGGCGGGCTATCCCATCCTCAAGATCAAGGTGGGCACGCCGCACGACCGCGAGATCCTGGCGATGATCCGCGAAGAGGCCCCGGCTGCGGTGATCCGCGTGGACGCCAACACCGGCTGGACGGCCAAGCAGACCATCTCCGCCATGCCCATGCTGCAGGAGTTCGGCGTGGAGTTCGTGGAGCAGCCGCTCCCCGCGCACGACTTGGCCGGCCTGAAGCTGGTGCGCGAGAACTCGCCGCTCCCCATCATCGCCGACGAGTCGGTGGAGACCGCGGCGGATGTGGCGAAGCTGGCGGGCGTGGTGGACGGGGTGAACATCAAGCTGTCCAAGTGCGGCAGCCTGCGCGAGGCCATCCGCATCGTCCACGCGGCGCGGGCGCACGGGATGAGCGTGATGCTCGGCTGCATGGTCGAATCGACGCTGGGCATCGCCGCCGCCATCCAACTCACGCCGCTGGTGGACTACGCGGACCTGGATGGAGCCGCGCTCCTCGCATCGGACCCGTTCCGCGGCCCGGGGCTGGAGGCGGACGGAACGCTGCGATTCAACACCGAGCCGGGACTGGGAGTCACGCGCTAA
- a CDS encoding GvpL/GvpF family gas vesicle protein → MPPDPIPLRRRAPAHGLTLLAVVPAPAEEGAWEPADPAFGSELVGEGDLAALVAPAPAPGADAAPEHVTARHWEVHRALLRGDVAPAPVGIVFDSADDVRAFLAESHAALHGALDRVAGRWEFRLHVGVTEQGLARQMALDLSTHIYAELRRISAGAMTLAPAAGGVLSAAFLVERSASVAFQDRAEVLGHLNGALALDLTGPWPAYDFVHMHAVTTSA, encoded by the coding sequence ATGCCGCCCGATCCCATTCCGCTCCGGCGGCGGGCCCCGGCGCACGGGCTCACCCTGCTGGCCGTGGTCCCGGCGCCGGCGGAGGAAGGCGCGTGGGAGCCGGCGGACCCCGCGTTCGGATCGGAGCTGGTGGGGGAAGGCGACCTGGCCGCGCTGGTGGCCCCGGCGCCCGCGCCCGGAGCGGACGCGGCACCGGAGCACGTGACGGCCCGGCACTGGGAGGTGCACCGGGCACTGCTGCGCGGCGACGTGGCTCCGGCGCCGGTGGGCATCGTGTTCGACTCGGCCGACGACGTACGGGCGTTCCTGGCCGAGTCGCACGCGGCGCTGCACGGCGCGCTGGACCGGGTGGCGGGCCGGTGGGAGTTTCGCCTTCACGTGGGCGTGACGGAGCAGGGGCTGGCGCGGCAGATGGCGCTGGACCTGTCCACGCACATTTACGCCGAGCTGCGCCGCATCTCGGCCGGGGCGATGACGCTGGCGCCGGCCGCGGGCGGTGTGCTCAGCGCGGCGTTCCTGGTGGAGCGGTCGGCGTCGGTCGCCTTCCAGGACCGCGCCGAGGTGCTCGGCCACCTGAACGGCGCGCTGGCCCTGGACCTGACCGGCCCCTGGCCCGCGTACGACTTCGTGCACATGCACGCGGTGACGACGAGTGCGTGA
- a CDS encoding Xaa-Pro peptidase family protein, translating to MAVVEATVQLSRETVDRVREELRALKVDGWLLFNFLGSNPIAGELLGLPAMTRRYFVWIPAEGEPVALTHRIEQQPWTGWIGENWPYSSWRELESRLAQLLAGNPRVAMEYAPGDAVPYVDRVPGGVIEMVRATGAEVVTSADLVSAFYARWTPEGLASHHRAATVVYETAHTAFRMIADAIRHDKRITEWEVRRWIADEFARRGIVVGADSIVGVNGNAANPHYAPSADKHSEIKRGDLVLIDLYGKEGGAEAIYADQTWMGYAGEQVPERIAEIFAAVRDARLAAIDLVRRRWDAGAPVAGYEADDASRNVIVERGWGDAFIHRTGHSIDRQLHGSGPNIDNLESRDTRRLITGIGFSVEPGIYLPGDVGFRSEVDVYMGPDGPEVTTPEPQTEVYALLSDPRFA from the coding sequence ATGGCCGTCGTCGAAGCAACCGTGCAGCTGAGCCGCGAAACCGTAGACCGCGTGCGCGAAGAGCTGCGCGCCCTGAAGGTGGACGGCTGGCTGCTCTTCAACTTCCTGGGCAGCAACCCCATCGCCGGCGAGCTGCTGGGCCTCCCCGCGATGACCCGGCGCTACTTCGTGTGGATCCCGGCCGAAGGCGAGCCCGTGGCGCTCACCCACCGCATCGAGCAGCAGCCGTGGACGGGGTGGATCGGCGAGAACTGGCCGTACTCGTCGTGGCGGGAGCTGGAGAGCCGCCTGGCGCAGCTGCTGGCCGGCAATCCCCGCGTGGCGATGGAGTACGCCCCGGGCGACGCCGTTCCGTACGTGGACCGCGTTCCGGGCGGCGTCATCGAGATGGTGCGCGCCACCGGCGCCGAGGTGGTGACCTCCGCCGACCTGGTGAGCGCCTTCTACGCCCGCTGGACGCCGGAGGGTTTGGCCAGCCACCACCGCGCCGCGACGGTCGTGTACGAGACGGCGCACACCGCCTTCCGCATGATCGCCGACGCCATCCGCCACGATAAGCGCATCACCGAGTGGGAGGTGCGGCGGTGGATCGCCGACGAGTTCGCCCGCCGCGGCATCGTCGTGGGCGCCGACTCCATCGTGGGCGTCAACGGCAACGCGGCCAACCCGCACTACGCGCCGTCGGCGGACAAGCACTCGGAGATCAAGCGCGGCGACCTGGTGCTGATCGACCTGTACGGCAAGGAAGGGGGCGCGGAGGCCATCTACGCCGACCAGACGTGGATGGGCTACGCGGGCGAGCAGGTTCCCGAGCGCATCGCCGAGATCTTCGCCGCCGTGCGCGACGCACGGCTGGCCGCCATCGACCTGGTCCGCCGCCGCTGGGACGCGGGCGCGCCGGTCGCCGGCTACGAGGCCGACGACGCGTCGCGGAACGTGATCGTCGAGCGGGGCTGGGGCGACGCGTTCATCCACCGCACGGGGCACTCCATCGACCGGCAGCTCCACGGCTCGGGACCCAACATCGACAACCTGGAATCGCGCGACACCCGCCGGCTGATCACGGGCATCGGGTTCTCCGTCGAGCCGGGGATCTATCTTCCGGGCGATGTCGGCTTCCGTTCGGAGGTGGACGTGTACATGGGGCCGGACGGGCCCGAGGTCACCACGCCCGAGCCGCAGACCGAGGTGTACGCCCTGCTTTCGGATCCGCGCTTCGCCTGA
- a CDS encoding class I SAM-dependent methyltransferase, whose translation MLDLVRLSRDAVFPPGGEELYRQIGRLTELGAGHEVIDAACGRGISSLFLAQTFGCAGVGIDPDQVLVDQAEGRARDSGVHGRFTFETAALDDLPFKDGTFDVAIGEIGLAAEADPARAVRELARVVKPHGCVVLVQLIWTGHVDPARREILVQHLGARPMILVEWKQLLRDAGVVDLTVEDWSDAPSPFRPSAGGPFPDFAEIFSARERFDILRRAFRRWGWSGVRGAVLREREIHRLLTRERVLGLSLIKGTKWPAPDAPAATT comes from the coding sequence ATGCTCGACCTGGTCCGCCTCAGCCGGGACGCGGTCTTCCCGCCCGGCGGCGAGGAGCTGTACCGGCAGATCGGCCGGCTGACGGAGCTCGGCGCCGGCCACGAGGTGATCGACGCGGCCTGCGGGCGGGGCATCAGCTCGCTCTTCCTGGCCCAGACGTTCGGGTGCGCCGGGGTGGGCATCGACCCCGACCAGGTGCTGGTGGACCAGGCCGAGGGGCGGGCGCGCGACAGCGGGGTGCATGGGCGCTTCACCTTCGAAACCGCGGCGCTCGACGACCTGCCGTTCAAGGACGGCACCTTCGACGTGGCCATCGGCGAGATCGGCCTGGCCGCCGAGGCCGATCCCGCGCGCGCCGTCCGCGAGCTGGCGCGCGTGGTGAAGCCGCACGGCTGCGTGGTGCTGGTGCAGCTGATCTGGACGGGGCACGTGGACCCCGCCCGCCGCGAGATCCTGGTGCAGCACCTGGGCGCGCGGCCCATGATCCTGGTGGAGTGGAAGCAGCTGCTGCGCGACGCCGGGGTGGTGGACCTGACGGTGGAGGACTGGTCCGACGCCCCGTCACCCTTCCGGCCGTCCGCGGGCGGGCCCTTTCCCGACTTCGCCGAGATCTTTTCGGCGCGCGAACGGTTCGACATCCTCCGCCGCGCGTTCCGGCGCTGGGGATGGAGCGGGGTGCGAGGCGCCGTGCTGCGCGAGCGCGAAATCCACCGGCTGCTCACCCGGGAACGGGTGCTGGGGCTTTCGCTGATCAAGGGAACCAAGTGGCCGGCCCCGGATGCGCCGGCCGCCACAACCTGA
- the udk gene encoding uridine kinase yields MKPFLIGIAGGTGSGKTTVARRIYDSLHLDSAVFIDHDSYYRDLSHLSLEERAGVNFDHPNSLNNDLLIAHLTDLVEGRAIDKPVYDFARHTPAPETIRTHPRGVILVDGILLFAEPRLREMFDLRIFVDTDADVRFIRRLRRDLEERGRSLDSVIEQYLTTVRPMHFEFVEPSKRYADVIIPRGGQNRAGIDVVAARIRERLAEKARDQAASEP; encoded by the coding sequence ATGAAGCCGTTCCTGATCGGCATCGCGGGCGGAACGGGGTCGGGCAAGACCACCGTGGCGCGGCGGATCTACGATTCGCTGCACCTGGACTCGGCCGTTTTCATCGACCACGACTCGTACTACAGGGACCTGTCGCACCTTTCGCTCGAGGAGCGGGCCGGCGTCAACTTCGACCACCCGAACTCGCTGAACAACGACCTGCTGATCGCGCACCTGACGGACCTGGTGGAGGGGCGCGCCATCGACAAGCCGGTGTACGACTTCGCCCGCCACACGCCAGCCCCGGAAACCATCCGCACCCACCCGCGCGGCGTGATCCTGGTGGACGGCATCCTGCTGTTCGCCGAGCCGCGCCTGCGCGAGATGTTCGACCTGCGCATCTTCGTCGACACCGACGCCGACGTGCGCTTCATCCGGCGCCTGCGCCGCGACCTGGAAGAGCGCGGCCGCTCGCTGGACTCGGTGATCGAGCAGTACCTGACCACCGTGCGCCCCATGCACTTCGAGTTCGTGGAGCCCTCCAAGCGCTACGCCGACGTCATCATCCCCCGCGGCGGGCAGAACCGCGCGGGGATCGACGTGGTGGCCGCGCGCATCCGCGAGCGCCTGGCCGAGAAGGCGCGCGACCAGGCCGCGTCCGAGCCGTAG
- a CDS encoding M1 family metallopeptidase has product MTRWSPALFAALSLAACTPQAGPVVGPAPVTGRLERPIPYPVTPPAGHQRAVDRGTRTPTGAPGARYWQNRADYAIRARVLPAQKRLEGSQVITYTNNSPDALAQLHVDLTMNHHAPGVVRNEPAEVTGGVTLTRVAVGGQALSAGGTQGARYVVNGTRMVVTPAAPVQPGATARIEVDWSFTVPKEGAGGRMGWDADNLFFFAYWYPAMAVYDDVVGWHPDPFRGTAEFYADFGSYDITVEAPAQWVVFGTGALQNPQEVLAPAVLARYRAGVQSDTVVHVLTQADFGRATQPGQGGVLTWRFRADSVRDAAFSVTRESNWDATRTSVGDRNGDGRADHAAIHAFWRPSAPRWRHVARYEQHSIRFLSGYTGVPYPWPHMTAVEGQGIIGGGMEYPMMTLIGGYTAQGDSALYAVTAHELAHMWVPMIVNVDERRYSWMDEGMTTFHEAQARRDTFPGTTPELEDRASYLGTARAGAEGEIMRRSDFHYTSAAFGTASYPKPAAVFATLRGLLGEQTFNRAWTTFHDRWKFKHPYPWDFFNTVEEVAGEDLDWFWRTWFYETWTLDQAVASVTESGSGAVVVIEDRGLAPMPARVTITRQDGATQTLEVPVEEWLSGRKTATLAFPAAAASPIVRVEIDAENAFPDVDRQNNVWTRP; this is encoded by the coding sequence ATGACGCGTTGGTCCCCAGCGCTTTTCGCCGCGCTGTCCCTGGCGGCGTGCACTCCGCAGGCGGGGCCGGTGGTGGGCCCGGCGCCCGTGACGGGCCGCCTGGAGCGCCCCATCCCCTACCCCGTCACCCCGCCCGCCGGGCACCAGCGCGCCGTGGACCGCGGCACCCGCACCCCGACGGGTGCGCCGGGCGCTCGGTACTGGCAGAACCGCGCCGACTACGCCATCCGCGCTCGCGTGCTCCCCGCGCAGAAGCGGCTGGAGGGGAGCCAGGTGATCACCTACACCAACAACTCGCCCGACGCGCTCGCGCAGCTGCACGTGGACCTGACGATGAACCACCACGCGCCGGGCGTGGTGCGCAACGAGCCGGCCGAGGTGACCGGCGGCGTCACCCTCACCCGCGTCGCCGTGGGCGGCCAGGCGCTGTCCGCGGGCGGAACCCAGGGCGCGCGCTACGTGGTGAACGGCACGCGGATGGTGGTGACCCCCGCGGCGCCGGTGCAGCCGGGCGCCACGGCGCGAATCGAGGTGGACTGGAGCTTCACCGTTCCCAAGGAGGGCGCCGGCGGCCGCATGGGGTGGGACGCCGACAACCTGTTCTTCTTCGCGTACTGGTATCCGGCGATGGCCGTGTACGACGACGTGGTGGGATGGCACCCGGACCCCTTCCGCGGCACGGCCGAGTTCTACGCCGACTTCGGCAGCTACGACATCACCGTCGAGGCGCCCGCGCAGTGGGTGGTGTTCGGCACGGGCGCGCTGCAGAACCCGCAGGAGGTGCTGGCCCCGGCCGTCCTGGCCCGCTACCGCGCGGGCGTCCAGAGCGACACCGTGGTGCACGTGCTGACGCAGGCAGACTTCGGGCGGGCCACGCAGCCCGGCCAGGGGGGCGTGCTCACCTGGCGCTTCCGCGCCGACAGCGTGCGCGACGCCGCGTTCAGCGTCACCCGCGAGTCCAACTGGGACGCCACCCGCACCTCCGTGGGCGACCGCAACGGCGACGGGCGCGCGGACCACGCGGCCATCCATGCCTTCTGGCGCCCCAGCGCGCCCCGCTGGCGCCACGTGGCGCGGTACGAGCAGCACTCCATCCGCTTTCTTTCCGGCTACACGGGCGTGCCCTATCCCTGGCCGCACATGACGGCGGTGGAGGGACAGGGCATCATCGGCGGGGGGATGGAGTACCCCATGATGACGCTGATCGGCGGATACACGGCGCAGGGCGACTCGGCGCTGTACGCGGTGACGGCGCACGAGCTGGCGCACATGTGGGTGCCGATGATCGTGAACGTCGACGAGCGCCGCTATTCGTGGATGGACGAGGGGATGACCACCTTCCACGAGGCCCAGGCCCGCAGGGACACCTTTCCGGGGACCACCCCCGAGCTGGAGGATCGCGCGTCGTACCTGGGCACGGCCCGCGCCGGCGCCGAGGGCGAGATCATGCGGCGCAGCGACTTCCACTACACCTCCGCGGCGTTCGGCACGGCGTCGTACCCCAAGCCGGCCGCCGTCTTCGCCACGCTGCGCGGGCTGCTGGGCGAGCAGACGTTCAACCGCGCCTGGACGACCTTCCACGACCGCTGGAAGTTCAAGCATCCCTACCCGTGGGACTTCTTCAACACGGTCGAGGAAGTGGCGGGCGAGGACCTGGACTGGTTCTGGCGCACCTGGTTCTACGAGACGTGGACGCTGGACCAGGCCGTCGCCAGCGTGACGGAGTCGGGGAGCGGCGCCGTGGTCGTCATCGAGGACCGGGGGCTGGCACCCATGCCGGCGCGCGTCACCATCACCCGCCAGGACGGGGCGACGCAAACGCTGGAGGTGCCGGTGGAGGAGTGGCTGTCCGGCCGCAAGACGGCGACGTTGGCCTTTCCCGCCGCGGCCGCGTCGCCCATCGTGCGGGTGGAGATCGACGCCGAGAACGCCTTTCCCGACGTGGACCGCCAGAACAACGTGTGGACGCGCCCCTGA
- a CDS encoding M28 family metallopeptidase, which produces MSRTSLRAAAPALAAALAACAGPATGPAPMPGPATPTGTAITAADLRHRMEIVAHDSMEGRDVGTPGIRKAADYLVAEMTRLGLRPAGDGGTWFNAVPLVRMRADADVSLGGRALGADVIVAVSGTGGLPANTRQQAEGRLLYGGWIVDPSVPAAEELTPEQMRGGVLILRMGVAPGAQPGQPRYNVGALLGPGSPLAGVIMIAEGDLEQFWAYAQGVARNGSVSPPDTAAPAAGALPTVFLTNPAGAERMIGRPLAQATRPMADLGAFRYALRRTSSPIQAFNVVGVLPGADAARRGEYVAIGSHYDHDGIGQPVDGDSIYNGADDDGSGTVAMLEIAERLVRQPPARSVLFVWHTAEEKGLLGSEAFTRTPTVPRESIVAQLNIDMIGRNTPDSVYLVGSRRLSTELGELVEAVNRTQARPFAFDYSFDAPNHPERIYCRSDHYNYARYGIPVTFFTTGLHDQYHKPQDEAHLIDYDKLARVTQLIADIGVEVANRPARPRVDQPVPPLGTPCT; this is translated from the coding sequence GTGAGCAGAACCTCCCTTCGCGCCGCCGCCCCGGCCCTCGCCGCCGCGCTGGCCGCCTGCGCCGGGCCCGCGACCGGCCCGGCGCCGATGCCCGGCCCCGCGACCCCTACCGGAACCGCCATCACCGCGGCCGACCTGCGCCACCGGATGGAGATCGTGGCGCACGACAGCATGGAGGGCCGCGACGTGGGCACGCCCGGCATCCGCAAGGCGGCCGACTACCTGGTGGCGGAGATGACACGGCTGGGACTGCGCCCCGCGGGCGACGGCGGCACCTGGTTCAACGCGGTGCCGCTGGTCCGAATGCGCGCGGACGCCGACGTGAGCCTCGGCGGACGCGCGCTGGGCGCGGACGTGATCGTCGCCGTCAGCGGCACCGGCGGGCTGCCCGCCAACACCCGCCAGCAGGCGGAGGGGAGGTTGCTGTACGGCGGATGGATCGTGGACCCCTCCGTTCCCGCCGCGGAGGAATTGACGCCGGAGCAGATGCGCGGCGGCGTGCTGATCCTGCGGATGGGCGTGGCGCCCGGCGCGCAGCCGGGACAGCCGCGCTACAACGTGGGCGCGCTGCTGGGCCCCGGGTCGCCGCTGGCCGGCGTGATCATGATCGCCGAGGGAGACCTGGAGCAGTTCTGGGCGTACGCGCAGGGGGTGGCCCGCAACGGCAGCGTCTCTCCCCCGGACACCGCCGCGCCCGCCGCGGGCGCGCTGCCCACGGTATTCCTCACGAACCCGGCGGGCGCGGAGCGGATGATCGGCCGGCCGCTGGCGCAGGCCACCCGCCCCATGGCCGACCTGGGCGCGTTCCGCTACGCCCTCCGCCGCACCAGCTCGCCCATCCAGGCGTTCAACGTCGTAGGCGTGCTCCCCGGCGCCGACGCGGCGCGGCGGGGCGAGTACGTGGCCATCGGCTCGCACTACGACCACGACGGCATCGGCCAGCCGGTGGATGGAGACTCCATCTACAACGGGGCCGACGACGATGGCAGCGGCACGGTGGCCATGCTGGAGATCGCCGAGCGCCTGGTGCGGCAGCCGCCCGCGCGCTCCGTTCTCTTCGTCTGGCACACGGCCGAAGAGAAGGGCCTGCTGGGTTCGGAGGCGTTCACGCGCACGCCCACGGTGCCGCGCGAGTCCATCGTCGCGCAGCTGAACATCGACATGATCGGCCGCAACACGCCGGACTCGGTGTACCTGGTGGGCTCCCGGCGGCTTTCCACCGAGCTGGGCGAGCTGGTGGAGGCGGTGAACCGCACGCAGGCGCGGCCTTTCGCCTTCGACTACTCGTTCGACGCGCCCAACCACCCGGAGCGCATCTACTGCCGGTCGGACCACTACAACTACGCGCGGTACGGCATCCCGGTGACCTTCTTCACCACGGGGCTCCACGACCAGTATCACAAGCCGCAGGACGAGGCCCACCTGATCGACTACGACAAGCTGGCGCGCGTGACGCAGCTGATCGCCGACATCGGCGTGGAAGTAGCCAACCGCCCGGCGCGGCCTCGCGTGGACCAGCCCGTTCCGCCCCTCGGCACGCCGTGCACCTGA
- a CDS encoding cysteine desulfurase-like protein: protein MPDQFSARVRADFPVFERRIGGRPIAFFDGPGGSQVPRQVADAMSDYLLMHNANTHGVFATSAETDAILTGAREAMAAFLNAPSPREVVFGQNMTTLTFALSRALGRDWGPGDEVIVTQLDHQANVAPWRLMAEDRGMTVHVVPFCTKTYALDYDALAGLLSPRTRLVAVGAASNAIGTVNDVARVAAMAREAGALCFVDAVHFAPHRLPDVQAIGCDFLACSAYKFFGPHLGILWGRTEHLERLTPYKVPPASNAAPERWETGTMNHEGIAATAATVEWIASLAPEQGGSLRDRLRSAYAAFHAHEQALFARLYAGLTAIPGVRVHGPGADGERTATAGFVIDGVSPDEAARALGEEGVFVWNGDFYATTVCDALGLSDCGGLIRAGVAPYVTEDDVDRLVDGVRRLAGG from the coding sequence ATGCCTGACCAGTTCTCAGCCCGAGTCCGCGCCGACTTCCCCGTGTTCGAGCGGCGCATCGGCGGGCGGCCCATCGCCTTCTTCGACGGGCCGGGCGGAAGCCAGGTGCCCCGGCAGGTAGCCGACGCCATGAGCGACTACCTGCTGATGCACAACGCCAACACGCACGGGGTGTTCGCCACCAGCGCCGAGACGGACGCCATCCTCACCGGCGCCCGCGAGGCGATGGCGGCGTTCCTGAACGCGCCCTCGCCGCGCGAGGTGGTGTTCGGGCAGAACATGACCACGCTCACCTTCGCGCTTTCGCGTGCCCTGGGCCGCGACTGGGGCCCGGGCGACGAGGTGATCGTCACGCAGCTGGACCACCAGGCCAACGTGGCCCCCTGGCGGCTGATGGCCGAGGACCGCGGGATGACGGTGCACGTGGTGCCCTTCTGCACCAAGACGTACGCGCTGGACTACGACGCGCTGGCCGGGCTGCTTTCGCCCCGGACGCGGCTGGTGGCCGTGGGCGCGGCCTCCAACGCCATCGGCACGGTGAACGACGTGGCGCGCGTGGCGGCGATGGCGCGCGAGGCGGGGGCGCTGTGCTTCGTGGATGCCGTGCACTTCGCGCCGCACCGGCTCCCCGACGTGCAGGCCATCGGCTGCGACTTCCTGGCGTGCTCGGCCTACAAGTTCTTCGGGCCGCACCTGGGCATCCTGTGGGGGCGCACCGAGCACCTGGAGCGGCTGACCCCGTACAAGGTGCCGCCCGCCAGCAACGCGGCGCCGGAGCGGTGGGAAACGGGGACGATGAACCACGAGGGGATCGCGGCGACCGCGGCGACGGTGGAGTGGATCGCCTCGCTGGCGCCGGAGCAGGGCGGCAGCCTGCGCGACCGGCTGCGGAGCGCATACGCGGCCTTCCACGCGCACGAGCAGGCGCTGTTCGCGCGGCTGTACGCGGGGCTCACCGCCATCCCCGGCGTGCGGGTGCACGGGCCGGGCGCGGACGGGGAGCGGACGGCGACGGCGGGGTTCGTGATCGACGGGGTGTCGCCGGACGAGGCGGCGCGGGCGCTGGGCGAGGAGGGCGTGTTCGTGTGGAACGGCGACTTCTACGCGACGACGGTCTGCGACGCGCTGGGCCTTTCGGATTGCGGGGGGCTGATCCGCGCGGGCGTGGCGCCGTACGTTACCGAGGACGACGTGGACCGGCTGGTGGACGGCGTGCGGCGTCTGGCCGGCGGCTGA
- a CDS encoding XRE family transcriptional regulator → MAKKFRDLMADWSPERIASVEAEAARMLREMPLHELRHARNLTQQELASTLRTTQASISKLERRTDVYVSTLRRYIRGMGGELEIIARFPDGAVRLEQFSEPGADGHDHDDVPFGLPEPVVAGRRARR, encoded by the coding sequence ATGGCCAAGAAGTTCCGAGACCTGATGGCGGACTGGAGCCCGGAGCGGATCGCCTCCGTCGAGGCCGAAGCCGCCCGCATGCTGCGTGAGATGCCTCTACACGAGTTGCGGCACGCCCGTAACCTGACGCAGCAGGAACTCGCGTCTACGTTGCGGACGACGCAGGCCAGCATCTCCAAGCTGGAGCGCCGCACCGACGTGTACGTCAGCACGTTGCGGCGGTACATCCGCGGAATGGGCGGTGAACTGGAGATCATCGCCCGGTTTCCCGACGGGGCCGTGCGCCTGGAGCAGTTTTCCGAACCCGGCGCGGACGGGCACGACCACGACGACGTGCCGTTCGGGCTTCCGGAACCCGTGGTAGCCGGGCGGCGCGCGCGGCGCTAA
- a CDS encoding type II toxin-antitoxin system RelE/ParE family toxin produces the protein MSFEVEYTDEFGGWWDGLSEREQDSVAASVGLLEQKGPHLPFPHSSSVRGSRYSHMRELRVQHEGRPYRVLYAFDPRRVAILLIGGDKTGDGRWYQRFIPVAEALYDEHLDEVAAELEGI, from the coding sequence ATGAGCTTCGAAGTGGAGTATACGGACGAGTTCGGCGGGTGGTGGGACGGCCTGTCCGAGCGGGAGCAGGACTCGGTGGCCGCGTCGGTGGGCCTGCTGGAGCAGAAAGGCCCACACCTGCCGTTTCCGCACAGCAGCAGCGTTCGGGGATCGCGCTACAGCCACATGCGCGAGCTTCGGGTGCAGCACGAGGGGCGGCCGTACCGGGTGTTGTACGCCTTCGATCCGCGTCGCGTCGCCATTCTCCTGATCGGGGGCGACAAGACGGGCGACGGGCGCTGGTACCAGCGGTTCATTCCCGTGGCCGAGGCGCTGTACGACGAGCACCTGGACGAAGTCGCGGCAGAACTCGAAGGAATTTGA